In Pseudoxanthomonas indica, the following are encoded in one genomic region:
- a CDS encoding acyl-CoA dehydrogenase C-terminal domain-containing protein gives MSTYRAPLSDIRFALYDVLDVEALFERLGYSEATRDVLDAVLDEAARFAETVLAPLNSVGDEVGCKLDSATHDVTTPPGFKAAYDQFIDGGWTGLTASPDFGGQGLPHVMGVPLNEMVNAANLAWGNFPLLSHGAVEALKHHGEAWQQEVFLKPLVEGRWTGTMCLTEPHCGTDLGLLKTRAEPNADGSYAITGTKIFITAGEHDLTDNIVHLVLAKLPDAPAGAKGISLFVTPKFKLDRNGNVGERNALHCGSIEHKMGIKGSVTCVMNFDGAQGYLVGQPHKGLQAMFTMMNTARLGVGLQGIALSERAYQNALRYARERLQTRSLSGPKVPDKPADPILVHPDVRRMLLTVKALTEGSRLLALHAGTLIDVAGHADDAGERERADTLVSFLTPISKACQTEWSIENTYNALQCFGGHGYIHEHGMEQLARDARITTLYEGTTGIQALDLMGRKTAGTQAAGLKLFLAEIEAFLQAHQDNAALAEFVAPLREKTAEWAQLTREILQRASQDPEEIGAASYDYLFYSGYVALAYWWARSVVSAEASSHSESFKQSKRETAQFYFARLLPRTLAHAAAIRSGAASLMSMADERFGT, from the coding sequence ATGAGCACCTACCGCGCCCCTTTGTCCGACATCCGTTTCGCCCTGTACGACGTGCTCGACGTGGAGGCGCTGTTCGAGCGTCTGGGTTACTCCGAGGCCACGCGCGACGTGCTGGATGCGGTGCTGGACGAGGCCGCCCGCTTCGCCGAAACCGTGCTCGCGCCCCTCAATAGCGTGGGCGATGAGGTCGGCTGCAAGCTCGACTCGGCCACCCACGACGTCACCACACCGCCGGGCTTCAAGGCGGCCTATGACCAGTTCATCGACGGCGGCTGGACCGGCCTGACCGCCTCGCCCGACTTCGGTGGCCAGGGCCTGCCGCACGTCATGGGGGTGCCGCTCAACGAGATGGTCAACGCGGCAAACCTGGCCTGGGGCAACTTCCCGCTGCTGTCGCATGGCGCGGTTGAAGCGCTCAAGCATCACGGCGAAGCCTGGCAGCAGGAAGTCTTCCTCAAGCCATTGGTGGAAGGTCGCTGGACCGGCACCATGTGCTTGACCGAACCCCATTGCGGCACCGACCTGGGCCTGTTGAAGACCCGCGCCGAACCCAACGCCGACGGCAGCTACGCGATCACCGGCACCAAGATCTTCATCACCGCCGGTGAGCATGACCTCACCGACAACATCGTCCATCTGGTGCTGGCGAAACTGCCGGATGCGCCGGCCGGCGCGAAAGGCATCTCGTTGTTTGTCACGCCCAAGTTCAAGTTGGATCGCAACGGTAACGTGGGCGAACGCAACGCGCTGCACTGCGGCTCGATCGAACACAAGATGGGCATCAAGGGTTCGGTCACCTGCGTGATGAACTTCGATGGTGCGCAGGGCTATCTGGTGGGCCAGCCGCACAAGGGCCTGCAGGCGATGTTTACCATGATGAACACCGCACGCCTGGGCGTGGGTCTGCAAGGCATCGCATTGAGCGAGCGTGCCTACCAGAACGCACTGCGCTACGCGCGCGAGCGCTTGCAGACGCGCTCGCTGAGTGGCCCCAAGGTCCCGGACAAGCCTGCGGATCCGATCCTTGTCCATCCGGACGTGCGGCGCATGCTGCTTACCGTCAAAGCACTGACCGAAGGCAGCCGCCTGCTGGCCCTGCACGCCGGCACGCTGATCGACGTTGCCGGCCACGCTGACGATGCTGGCGAACGCGAGCGCGCCGATACGCTGGTGAGCTTCCTGACGCCGATTTCCAAGGCCTGCCAGACCGAATGGAGCATCGAGAACACCTACAACGCCCTGCAGTGCTTCGGTGGTCATGGCTACATCCATGAGCACGGCATGGAGCAACTGGCGCGCGACGCGCGCATTACCACGCTCTATGAAGGCACCACCGGCATCCAGGCGCTGGATCTGATGGGCCGCAAGACCGCCGGCACGCAGGCGGCGGGCCTGAAGTTGTTCCTGGCGGAAATCGAGGCCTTCCTGCAAGCCCACCAGGACAATGCGGCGCTGGCCGAATTCGTCGCTCCGCTGCGCGAGAAGACCGCCGAATGGGCCCAGCTCACCCGCGAGATCCTGCAGCGCGCGAGCCAGGATCCCGAGGAAATCGGCGCAGCCAGTTACGACTATCTCTTCTACTCGGGCTATGTGGCCTTGGCCTACTGGTGGGCGCGCAGCGTGGTCAGCGCCGAAGCTTCATCGCACAGCGAAAGCTTCAAGCAATCCAAGCGCGAGACCGCGCAGTTCTATTTCGCTCGCCTGCTGCCGCGCACACTGGCGCATGCGGCCGCCATCCGCAGTGGCGCTGCCTCATTGATGAGCATGGCGGACGAACGCTTCGGAACCTGA
- a CDS encoding HNH endonuclease, whose product MEADRAQLHLVDAGNDTDRFVVASQAPIRFTPRLLSLDAHGRVLDWINWQDATCLYARGAVAWTLGEPCLRVHGGTCRTTGEQSVIELHPIVASRGHARAHALSPTPTLTNTALFARDAYLCLYCGQDFGRQHLTRDHVLPLSKGGRDTWENVVSACFHCNSRKSNRTPQQANMPLLAVPYRPSWIEHLILSNRNILADQMAFLKAQLPKRSKLSA is encoded by the coding sequence ATGGAAGCAGACAGAGCTCAGCTTCACCTGGTGGACGCCGGCAACGATACGGACCGGTTCGTCGTCGCATCCCAAGCCCCCATCCGCTTTACCCCGCGCCTGCTGTCGCTGGATGCGCATGGCCGGGTGCTGGACTGGATCAACTGGCAGGACGCCACCTGCCTCTACGCGCGGGGCGCCGTGGCCTGGACGCTGGGCGAACCCTGCCTGCGTGTCCATGGCGGCACCTGCCGCACGACCGGCGAGCAAAGCGTCATCGAGCTTCATCCCATCGTGGCCTCGCGTGGGCATGCGCGCGCACATGCGCTGTCGCCCACGCCGACTCTGACCAACACGGCGTTGTTCGCACGCGACGCCTACCTGTGCCTGTACTGCGGGCAGGACTTCGGCCGCCAGCATCTGACCCGCGATCACGTGCTGCCGCTGTCCAAGGGTGGCCGCGATACTTGGGAAAACGTGGTCTCCGCCTGCTTCCACTGCAATTCGCGCAAGAGCAACCGGACCCCGCAGCAGGCCAACATGCCGCTGTTGGCGGTGCCCTACCGGCCCAGCTGGATCGAGCACCTGATCCTGTCCAACCGCAACATCCTCGCGGATCAGATGGCTTTCCTGAAGGCCCAGCTGCCCAAGCGCTCCAAGCTTTCCGCCTGA